A segment of the Cellulomonas sp. WB94 genome:
TCCCGACGTGGCGCTCCGGGGTTCGGCTGCGCCCGACCCTCAGGTTCCCGCCGGGCGTCGCGCGACGGGTGGGGGGCCTCGCAGTCGCCGGCGTCGGCGCGCTCCTCGCACAGCAGGTCTCGATCCTCGTGGCAGCCCGGCTCGCCAAGAGCTACGGGACCGACGGGACCTACACGACCTACCTGACCGTGATCCAGGCGGTCTACCTCCTGCCGTACGCGGTGCTCGCGGTGCCGCTCGCCACCAGCACGTTCCCGCGACTGGCCGGGCGTGCCGCCGCGGGCGATCGCGACGGCTACGCGCGGATGGCCGCGTCGACGACCCGTGCGGTCCTGGTCGCGAGCGGGGTGGGGGCGACGGCGCTGGTGGCTGCCGTCCCCGGTGTCGTCGACGTGTTCGCGGGGATCGCCGACGGTGACCGCGCGCTGGTCGCGTCGATGGGACCGGCGCTCACCCTCATCGCTCCCGGGCTGCTCGGTCTCGGGCTGATCTTCCACGTGTCGCGCTCGCTGTACGCGCTCGAGCGCGGCCGTGCGGCCGTCGCGGCGACCAGCCTCGGGTGGTTGACGGTCGTGGTGGCGTCGGTCGTCGCGTGCTGGCTCCTGGTCCCGGACGGCCGCGACGGGCCGGCGACGCTCAACGCACTCGCGGTCGGGACCTCCGTCGGCATGACGGTCGGTGGTGCGGCACTGCTCGTCGCGTTGCGGCGCGCTGGCGGGCCCGGGGTCGGAGCGGGGCTCGGTCGCACCGTCGCGGTCCTCCTGCTCGCAGGCTCGGCGGGTTCGATCGCGGGGCGCTGGACCGTGGACACGGTGCTCGCGATGGTGGGCAGCGGCGTCCTGGGTGCGGTCGGCGCCGCTGCTGGTGGCGCCTGCATCGCTGTCGCGGTGGTCCTCGGCGCGACCTGGTTGGCGGATCGCTCGACGCTCACCGGGCTGCGCTCGGCGGGTGGCAGGCCCGGTCCGGGCCGGCTGCTCGAGACGACGCGGCACACCGATGGCTGAGCGGGGCGTGCACCGCCCGAGGGCGACCGACGGCGGGCATCGGGTGCTGATGATCGTCGGGCCCGCTGCCGGCGGGATCGGCGCGCACGCTGCGAGCCTCGTCCAGGGCCTGACGGACGAGGGCTGGCAGGTCGTCGTCGCCACGGCGCCCGTCACTGCGGCACGCTTCGACCTCGGACCCCATGTCGAGGTGAGTTGGCCCGGTCGGCGTCCGGTGGCTGTCTGGCGGGCTCTGCGCCGGCTCCGGGCCCTCGCCGCGGGCGCCGACGTCGTGCACGCCCAGGGGCACCAGGCGGGCCTGGTCGCGCTCCTCGTGACGGCGGGCCTCGGTCGGCGCGCTCCGTCCGTCGTCATCTCGTGGCACAACGCGATCCTGGGCGCAGGGATCCTGCGCCGCGCCCGCACGTTGCTCGAGCGGGTCCAGGTGCGCCGCGCCGACCTCGTGACCGGGGCCTCGCAGGATCTCGTCGACCGGGCGACGTCCCTGGGGGCTCGGCGCGCGGAGCTGGCGGAGGTGGCGGCCCCGGCCGCCGGGCGGGCGGCGCTCGACCGGGCTGCAGCGAGGGCGCTGCTGGCCGACGAGCTGGGGATCGACCCGGACGGCGACTGGCTGCTCACGGTGTCGCGCATCGCGCCGCAGAAGAACCTCGACGTCCTCGTCGACGCTGCGAGGATCGCGCAGGGCAGGCGCGGCGGCGCGTCCGAACGCGGTGTCGTGTGGCTCGTCGTGGGGGACGGCCGGGACGACCTGCTGGCATCCCTGCGCGCGTCGGTCGCGGCCGACGCGACCCCGGTGCGGTTCGTGGGTGCGCGCAGCGACGTGCCGACCTGGATGGCCGCTGCTGACCTCTTCGTGCTCCCGAGCGCCTGGGAGGCGCGCGCGCTCGTCGTGCAGGAAGCTCTCGCGGCTGGTCTGCCGATCGTGGCGAGCGCCGTCGGCGGCCTGCCGGAGCTCGTCGCGAACGCCGGGGTCCTCGTGCCGGTGGGGGACCCGCACGAGCTGGCGGAGGCCGTCGTCGGGCTTCTCGCGGACCCCGAGCGGCGGGCGGTGCTGGCTGCCGCTGGGCGTCGGCGCTGGGCGGCGCTGCCGGACGCGGCCGACGTGCTCGAGGAGTGGACGGCGCGCTACCGATCGATGATGTGAGCGCCGACTCGTGGCGCCGCGGGGTGGTGCCGGTCGGCCGTACGGTAGAGTGAAAGCCCGTGGCAGACCGAGCAAATCGACTTCCCGGGCGGTCGGACAATACGACCCGGCACATCTTCGTCACCGGAGGCGTCGCCTCCTCTCTGGGCAAGGGCCTCTCGGCCAGCAGCCTGGGACGACTCCTGCGATCGCGTGGCCTGAGGGTCGCGATGCAGAAGCTGGATCCGTACCTGAACGTCGATCCCGGCACCATGAACCCGTTCCAGCACGGCGAGGTCTTCGTGACCGAGGACGGCGCCGAGACGGACCTCGATGTCGGTCACTACGAGCGCTTCCTCGACGTGAACCTCGTCGGTTCGGCGAACGTGACGACCGGACAGGTGTACTCCGAGGTCATCGCCAAGGAGCGACGCGGGGAGTTCCTCGGCGACACGGTCCAGGTGATCCCGCACATCACCGACGAGATCAAGTCGCGGATGCGCGCGCAGGCCCACCCGGCCGTCGGCGAGGCGCCCGACGTGATCATCACCGAGATCGGCGGCACGGTCGGTGACATCGAGTCGCAGCCCTTCCTCGAGGCGGCGCGTCAGGTCCGCCGCGAGCTGGGCCGCGAGAATGTGTTCTTCCTGCACGTCTCGCTCATCCCGTACATCGGGCCGAGCGGTGAGCTCAAGACGAAGCCGACCCAGCACTCGGTCGCTGCGCTGCGCTCGATCGGCATCCAGCCCGACGCGATCGTGTGCCGGGCAGACCGCGAGGTCCCCGAGTCCGTCAAGCGCAAGATCGCCCTCATGTGCGACGTCGACTCCGAGGCCGTCGTGACGGCAGTGGACTCGCCGAGCATCTACGACATCCCGCGCGTCCTGCACTCCGAAGGGCTCGACGCCTACGTCGTCCAGCGTCTCGGCCTGCCGTTCCGTGACGTCGACTGGGCCGACTGGGACGAGCTGCTGCGGCGCGTGCACCAGCCGGCGCACCGCGTCGAGGTCGCGCTCGTCGGCAAGTACATCGACCTGCCCGACGCGTACCTGTCGGTGACGGAGGCGCTGCGCGCCGGCGGCTTCCACCACGACGCGAAGGTCGTCATCCGCTGGGTCACCTCGGACGACTGCCAGACCCCCGAAGGGGCACGGCTCGCACTCGAGGGTGTCGACGCCGTGCTCGTCCCGGGTGGCTTCGGGGTCCGTGGCATCGAGGGCAAGCTCGGCGCGCTCCGGTGGGCCCGCGAGCAGCTCGTGCCGACGCTGGGGATCTGCCTCGGCCTGCAGTGCATGGTCATCGAGTACGCGCGGAGCGTCCTCGGGCTGACCGGTGCGTCGTCGTCGGAGTTCGACGACCACCCCGCCGACCCGGTCGTCGCGACGATGGCGGAGCAGCTGGCGTTCGTCGACGGCGGCGGCGACCTCGGTGGCACCATGCGGCTCGGTGCGTACGACGCGATCCTGACACCCGGCTCGGTCACGGCCGAGGCGTACGGCTCGACGATGGTCTCGGAGCGTCACCGTCACCGCTACGAGGTCAACAACGCTTACCGCGGCAAGCTCGAGGCCGAGGGCATGGTCATCTCGGGGACCTCTCCGGACTCCTCGCTCGTCGAGTTCGTGGAGCTGCCCCGCGAGACCCACCCGTACTACGTCGGCACGCAGGCGCACCCCGAGTTCAAGTCGCGGCCGAACCGCGCGCACCCGCTGTTCATCGGGCTGATCGGGGCGGCGCTCGCACGGCGCGGCACCGAGGAGGACTGAACGTGAGCGACGCGCCGTCGGACCAGGTGGCGGCGCGTCCGCTCACGGATCACACCCTGATCCACGCGGGCAAGATCTGGGACATCGTGAGCGATGTCGTGGACCTCGGCCCGACGCAGGTGCTGCGCGAGTACGTCGACCATCCCGGTGCGGTCGCGATCATCGCGGTCGACGATCAGGACAGGGTCCTGCTCGTCTCGCAGTACCGGCACCCCGTGCGGTCGGAGCTCTGGGAGCCGCCTGCGGGTCTGCTCGACGTCGCGGGGGAGCCTGCGGTCGTCGCGGCGGCGCGCGAGCTGGCCGAGGAGGCCGACCTGCGGGCAGACACGTGGCACGTCCTCGTCGACTTCTACACGACGCCGGGCGGGTCGAGCGAGCGGATCGAGGTCTTCCTCGCGCGCGGTCTGCACGAGGTCCCCGAGGACGAGCGGCACGTGCGGCTCGACGAGGAGGCCGACATGGTTCCCGTGTGGGTCCCGCTCGACGACGCGGTGGACGCGGTCCTCGCGGGCCGGCTGCACAGCCCGACGGCGGTCGTCGGCGTGCTCGCGGCGGCACGCGCTCGCGAGCGTGGTTGGGACGCGCTGCGTCCTGCGTGATCGCCTGCGCCCCGCGGGCGGTCAGTCCGTCGCGGTCGTGGGTACGACGAGATCGCGGGTGCGCAGCGACAGCACGAACCAGGTGAGCGACGCCGTCAGGAGCACGGCTCCCAGCATGTGCAGCCCGACCAGGACGACGGGCAGCCCCGTGAAGTACTGCACGTAGCCGATGACACCCTGCAGCAGCGTCACGGCGAGCAGCCACAGGGCGGCCCTGCGCGTCGTGCCGGGTGCGGCCGTCCGGTAGAGACCGATCAGCACGACCGCGAGGACCACCACGAAGAGCCACACGGCGCCGGCGTGGGCGCGGGCGATCAGGACGGGGTCGACCGCGAACCGGTAGGCCACGTCGTCGTCGCCGCCGTGCGGGCCCGAACCGGTCACGACGACCCCGAGTGCGAGCAGGACCACGGCGACGACGGTGAGCAGCCGGGCGAGGCTGAGCTGCCGCGGTGCGACGACCGGTCGTGCGGGTCCGTCGCCGGCGCGCTCGCGCACGACCAGGACGGTCGACACCGCGACGAGCGCGAGCGAGACGAGCATGTGGATGCCCACCACCGCGGGGTTCAGGTGGAACAGGACCGTTACGCCGCCGATCACGGCCTGGGCGACGACCCCGAGGACCGGGGCGAGGCCGAGCAGCCGGTAGGACCGTGAGCGCGAACGGTCCGTCCAGACGAGGACCGCGACCGTCAGTGCGATGGCAGCGAGGAACCCCGTCAGCGTGCGGTTGCCGAACTCGATGAACGGGTGGATCGACGTCGCCTCATGGAGCGCCGGGGTGAACGACCCCGGCTCGCACGCGGGCCACGTCGAGCAGCCGAGGCCTGAGCCGGTGAGGCGCACAGCGCCGCCCGTCACGACGAGCACACCCTGGGCGACGACGTTGGTGATCAGGGCTCTGCGGGTCCAGCGCCGCCGACGGGCGAGGCGATCGGTCGGGGGCTCAGTCACTGACGTGGTGCTCACGGGGCCAGCGTAGAGCCGGTGCCCAGGCCCCGGTGCCACCTCGAGCCGCCGCGGACGACTGTCAGTGCCACCGGAACAGACGGGCTGCCGCCCAGGCCAGCACCGCCGTCCACGCCAGCAGCACGCCCACTGACCATGCCGGGAGCGTGCCGTGCAGCAGCGCCCCGCGCAGCGCCTCGCCGAGCGCGCCGGAGGGCAGCAGCCGGGCGACGTGCTCGAGCGGGCCGGGGAGCTGGGAGGCCGGCACGACCACGCCGCTGCCGACCGCGAGGAGGACGAGCAGGAGGTTCGCGCCGGCGAGGACCGCCTCCGCGCGCAGCGTCCCGGCGACGAGGAGTGCCAGCGAGATGAACGCTGCGGTTCCCAGCGCGAGCGCGATGACGGCGAGGGGGATGCCGGCCGCGACGGGTCGCCAGCCCAGGGCGAGGCCGGTGCCGCCGACGACGACGACCTGGACGGCCTCGACCGCAGCGACCGCGAGGAACTTCCCCGCAAGCAGCCCACGGCGACCGAGCGGCGTGGTGGCGAGCAGGCGCAGCACCCCGTTGCGCCGGTCGAAGGACGTCGCGATCGCCTGGGAGGTGAAGGCCGTGCTCATCACCGCGAGCGCGAGGACCCCGGGCGCCACGACGTCGATGCGGGCCGCCCCGCCCGTGGCGAGCTCGACGACACCGCTGCGTGCCAGGCCGACGAGCACCAGGACGGGCAGGAAGATCGTCACCAGGAGCTGTTCGCCGTTGCGCAGGATCATGCGGGTCTCGAACGCGCCCTGCGAGACGACCCGACGCCAGGGGGCCGCCGCCGCCGGTGCGGGTGGGGCTGCCGTCAGCGCGCTCATCGCAGGCTCCGTCCGGTGAGGTCGAGGAAGACGTCCTCGAGGGTGCGACGCCCGACCCAGATCCGTGTCGCGAGGACGTCGCGCTCGGCACACCAGGAGGCCAGTGCCGCGACGACGTCCGGGTCGACGTGCCCGCTCGCGACGTACTCGCCGGGAGACTCCTCGGTGACGCTGACCGACACCGCGGGAGACAGGCCGGCGGCGGGGACCGCGGTGTTGAGGCGTGCGCCGATCGCGCCGAGATCCAGACCCCCGACGGCAGTGAAGTGCAGCGTGCGGTCGTCGTGAGCAGCAACCAGGTCGGAGACCGTCCCCTGGGCGATGACGGCGCCGTGGTCGACGACGACGACACGGTCGGCCAACGACTCCGCCTCGTCCATGAGGTGCGTCGTCAGCACGATCGCGACACCCTCGTCGCGCAGCTCGCGCACCAGGTCCCACACCGCGTGCCGCGACTGCGGGTCCATCCCGGCGCTCGGCTCGTCGAGGAAGACGAGCTCGGGGCGTCCGACGAGGGCGATCGCCAGCGCGAGGCGTTGGCGTTGCCCGCCCGAGAGACGCCTCACGGTCGTGCGAGCGAACGATGCGAGCCCGAGCCGGTCGGTCAGGTCGGTCACGTCGCGGGGGTGGGCGTACATGGTGGCGACGTGCTGCAGCATCTCGAGCGCGCGGACCCCCGTCGGCAGACCGCCGTCCTGGAGCATGACCCCGACGCGGGGGCTGAGCGCGCGTGCGTCGGTGCGCGGGTCGAGGCCGAGGACGCGCACGGTGCCGCCGTCGGGCACGCGCAGCCCTTCGCAGCACTCGATCGTCGTGGTCTTCCCGGCGCCGTTCGGACCGAGGACCGCGGTGATGCTCCCGGCGTCGGCGACGAGGTCGAGCCCGTCGACGACGGCGCGACCGTCGTAGCGCTTGACCAGGCCACGGATCTCGACGGCGGGGGAGTCGGGCACGGTCGCGAGTCTAGGCGCCCCGCCCGTGAGCCTGTCGTCCGCGGCGTCCGCGGGTGAGGGTCACCTTGCTTGCGCGGAACGAATTGCGACACAAGGATGTTGTCAATATCAAGCGGGCGCGTCTGCGCGCCCTTCCCGATCACGAGCGCCCCGACCCGGGCGATCGGTGGACCACCGGATCCCGCAGGAGGTGTGCATGAGCGTCACGCTGCCCGACGTGCGCCCCTCGACCTTCGGGCCCTCCGACGCCGGCGAGTCAGAGGCCGGGACCCGCCTCCGCGTCCTCCAGCTCATCGCGGCCGACGGACCCGTCTCGGCCGCCGACATCGCGCGCGAGCTCGACCTGACGCCGGCCGCGATCCGCCGGCACCTCGGTGTGCTCGAGAGCACCGAGCAGATCTCCGTCCACGAGGGTTCGCAGGGGCTGGGCCCGGCCCGTCGTGGGCGGCCCGCGCGCCGCTTCGTCGCCACGAGCCACGGACAGGCCGCTCTGTCGCACCGGTACTCCGAGCTGGCGGGGCAGGCTCTGCGCTACCTGTCCGCCTTCGCGGGCCCCGATGCCGTCACCGACTTCGCCGAGAGCCGCGTGCGCGACCTCGAGGAGCGGTACGCCCTCGCGCTGGCGGCGGCTGGCACGGACATGCACGCTCGGGTCAACGTCCTGGCGGACGCGCTGGCCCGCGACGGCTACGCCGCGACCGCCAGGCCGGTCCCGGGCGCCGCTGCGATCCAGCTCTGCCAGGGCCACTGCCCGGTCCAGGAGATCGCCGCCGAGTTCCCCCAGCTCTGCGAGGCCGAGGCGCACGCGTTCTCGCGGCTGCTCGGCGTCCACGTGCAGCGTCTCGCGACCCTCGCCGGTGGCGGTCACGTCTGCACCACGAACATCCCGATCATCACGACCCCTGCCCCCGTGGAAGGACCGACACCATGAGCGCCCCCACCGACAGCGCTGTGAACGCACCGCTGACCCAGGACGAGGCCATCGCCTCGATCGGGAACTACAACTACGGGTGGCACGACTCCGACACCGCCGGCATCTCGGCGCGGCGCGGCCTGAGCGAGGAGGTCGTGCGGAACATCTCCGGGCTCAAGAACGAGCCCGAGTGGATGCTCAAGACGCGACTGAAGGCGCTGCGCCTGTTCGACAAGAAGCCCATGCCCTGGTGGGGTGCGGACCTCTCGGGGATCGACTTCGACAACATCAAGTACTTCGTGCGGTCGACGGAGAAGCAGGCCACCACGTGGGACGACCTGCCCGACGACATCAAGAACACGTACGACCGGCTCGGCATCCCCGAGGCCGAGAAGCAGCGCCTCGTCGGCGGCGTCGCCGCGCAGTACGAGTCCGAGGTCGTCTACCACCAGATCCAGTCGGAGCTCGAGGAGCAGGGCGTCATCTTCGTCGACACCGACACGGGGCTGCGCGACTACCCCGAGATCTTCGAGCAGTACTTCGGCTCGGTGATCCCGTCGGGCGACAACAAGTTCGCGTCGCTGAACACCGCCGTGTGGTCCGGCGGCTCGTTCGTCTACGTCCCGCCGGGTGTGCACGTCGACATCCCGCTGCAGGCCTACTTCCGGATCAACACGGAGAACATGGGCCAGTTCGAGCGGACGCTCATCATCGCCGACGAGGGCTCGTACGTGCACTACGTCGAGGGTTGTACCGCTCCGGTCTACACGTCGGACTCGCTGCACTCGGCGGTCGTCGAGATCATCGTCAAGAAGAACGCCCGCGTGCGCTACACGACGATCCAGAACTGGTCGAACAACGTCTACAACCTCGTGACGAAGCGGGCCACCGCGGCCGAGGGCGCGACCATGGAGTGGGTCGACGGCAACATCGGCTCCAAGGTCACGATGAAGTACCCCGCGATCTACCTCATGGGCGAGCACGCCCGGGGGGAGACGCTGTCGATCGCGTTCGCTGGCGCAGGCCAGCACCAGGACGCGGGCGCCAAGATGGTGCACGCCGCCCCGAACACGTCGTCCTCGATCGTGTCGAAGTCCGTGGCCCGCGGCGGTGGACGCACGTCCTACCGCGGTCTGGTACAGGTGCTCGAGGGCGCCTCGCACTCGGCCTCGAACGTCCTGTGCGACGCGCTCCTCGTCGACCAGATCTCCCGGTCCGACACCTACCCGTACGTGGACGTCCGCGAGGACGACGTGTCGATGGGCCACGAGGCCACGGTCTCGCGCGTGAGCGAGGACCAGCTCTTCTACCTCATGTCGCGCGGCATGAAGGAGACCGAGGCCATGGCCATGATCGTGCGCGGCTTCGTGGAGCCCATCGCTCGCGAGCTGCCCATGGAGTACGCCCTCGAGCTGAACCGCTTGATCGAGCTGCAGATGGAAGGTGCCGTCGGCTGATGACGAGTACGACTACTGACTTCGAGGAGGCCACCGGCGCGCCGCGCGGACTCTCGACCGACCACTCGCGGGCGGTTGCCGAGGGCGCGCATCAGCACGGCCGTGGTGGCACGCCCCAGTCGAGCCGCGCGGACCGCGTCAGCTCGTTCGACCTCGCGCAGTTCCCCGTGCCGAACGGGCGCGAGGAGGAGTGGCGGTTCGCGCCGGTCGACCGGCTGGCCCCGCTGTTCGACGCCGAGCTCACCGGACCCAAGGTCATCACGACCGTCATCGAGGCACCCGAGGTGACGGTCGAGGTCGTCGACCGCGACGACGTCCGCCTGGGTCAGGCTGGCAAGCCCGGCGACCGGACGGCTGCGACGGCGTGGGCGTCGTTCCAGCGCGCGACCGTCGTGACGATCCCGGCGCAGGCCGTCGCGTCCACCGCGACGACGATCCGCGTCGAGGGCATCGACGCGAGCAAGCCGACGGCGTCGCACGTGCTCGTGCACGCCCGTGAGCTGTCCGAGGCGCTCGTCGTCATCGACCACATCGGGCCCGCGACGCTCGCCGAGACCGTCGAGGTCGTCGTCGAGGACGGCGCACACCTGACGGTCATCTCGGTCCAGGACTGGGCCCCCGGTTCGGTGCACGCGTCCTCGCACCGCCTGCGCCTCGGCCGGGACGCGACGCTCAAGCACATCGTGGTCACGCTCGGCGGCGACGTCGTGCGGATCACGCCCGACGCGGAGTTCGTCGGCGAGAACGGCTCGGTCGAGATGATCGGGCTGTACTTCGCCGACGCGGGCCAGCACCAGGAGCACAGGCTCTTCGTCGACCACGCGGTCGCGTCGTGCCGGTCGCGCGTCACCTACAAGGGCGCGCTGCAGGGCGAGGGTGCGCACACCGTGTGGGTCGGGGACGTGCTCATCCGGGCGGCCGCCGAGGGCACCGACACCTACGAGCTCAACCGCAACCTCGTCCTGTCCGAGGGGGCCCGCGCCGACTCGGTGCCGAACCTCGAGATCGAGACCGGCCTGATCGCGGGCGCGGGGCACGCGAGCGCCACGGGCCGGTTCGACGACGAGCAGCTGTTCTACCTGCGCTCACGTGGCATCCCCGAGCCCGATGCACGTCGGCTCGTGGTCCGCGGGTTCTTCGCCGAGCTCATCCACGCGATCGGCGTGCCCGAGGTCGAGGAGCGCCTCACGGCGGCGATCGACGCCGAGCTCGAGAAGAGCATGAGCGTGCTCGACGCGGCGCCGACCCTCGCGGGGCTCGAGGACGGACTGTGAGCGCCCAGCTCGCCTGTGACGTCGCCGACGTCGCCGTCGGCAGCGCCCTGCGGGTCGAGCTGCTCGGGGTGAACGGTCCCGTCGAGGTCGCCGTCGTGCGCGACGAGGACGGCGAGCTGCACGCGATCTCCGACATCTGCTCGCACGGGCAGGTGTCCTTGTCCGACGGCGAGGTCGAGGGCCGCACGATCGAGTGCTGGCTGCACGGCTCCCGCTTCGACCTGAGGACCGGCAAGCCGCTGAGCCCGCCGGCCGTCCGCCCCGTCCCCGTCTACCCCCTGACCGTCGACGGCGAGCGTGTGCTCGTCGACGTCGACGCCAACGGATCCTCCGAGGAGAGCTGAGTATGGCCACGCTAGAGATTCACGACCTGCACGTCAGCGTCGAGACCAAGGAAGGCCCCAAGCCGATCCTGCGCGGCGTCGACCTGACCGTCGCGAGCGGCGAGACCCACGCGATCATGGGCCCCAACGGCTCGGGCAAGTCGACCCTGGCGTACTCGCTCGCCGGACACCCGAAGTACACGGTCACGAGCGGGACGGTGACGCTCGACGGCGCCGACGTGCTCACGATGACCGTGGACCAGCGGGCGCGCGCCGGGCTGTTCCTCGCGATGCAGTACCCCGTCGAGGTCCCCGGCGTGTCGGTGACGAACTTCCTGCGGACCGCCAAGACCGCGATCGACGGCACCGCACCGAAGCTGCGCACGTGGACCAAGGACGTCAAGGCAGCCATGGAGCTGCTGCGCATGGACCCGGAGTTCGCGGCCCGCAGCGTCAACGAGGGGTTTTCGGGTGGCGAGAAGAAGCGTCACGAGATCCTCCAGCTTGAGCTGCTCAAGCCGAAGTTCGCGATCCTCGACGAGACCGACTCCGGCCTCGACGTCGACGCGCTCCGCATTGTGTCGGAGGGCGTGAACCGCGTCCGCGAGAGCGGCGAGGTGGGCGTCCTGCTCATCACGCACTACACGCGGATCCTGCGGTACATCAAGCCCGACTTCGTGCACGTGTTCGTCGACGGGCGGATCGCCGAGCAGGGCGGCCCCGAGCTCGCCGACCGGCTCGAGGACGAGGGCTACGACCGCTTCCTGACCGACGGGGCGACGGCCTGAGGCTGCACGCCGCACCGCGCGACGAGCAACCCCTGGCCGAGGAGAGCAAGGACCGACAGTGACCGAGATCTCGCAGGTCGCCCGGCTCACGCCGGGTGAGCTCGCCGCCGTGCGGGCGGACTTCCCGCTGCTCGCCCGCACCGTGCGTGGCGGGCGACCGCTCGTGTACCTCGACTCTGCGGCGACCTCGCAGAAGCCCGAGGTGGTGCTCGACGCCGAGCAGGACTTCTACCTCCAGCGCAACGCGGCGGTGCACCGCGGGGCGCACCAGCTCGCGGAGGAGGCGACCGAGGCGTTCGAGAACGCCCGGGAGCGGGTGGCGTCGTTCGTCGGCGCCGACCCGGGGGAGCTCGTCTGGACCTCGAACGCGACCGCGGGGATCAACCTTGTCGCGTACGCCATGTCGAACGCGACGCTGGGTCGCGGGGGCGAGGCGGCACGGCGGTTTGCGCTCGCGCCCGGTGACGAGATCGTTGTCACCGAGGCCGAGCACCACGCCAACCTCGTGCCGTGGCAGGAGCTCGCCGCCCGGACGGGAGCGACGCTCCGCTGGCTCGGGGTGCACGACGACGGCCGGATTCGGCTCGACGAGCTGGCGATGGTCGTGACCGAGCGCACGCGGGTCCTGGCGTTCACGCATGCCTCGAACGTGACGGGAGCGGTCACGTCGGTCGCGCCGTTCGTCGCCCGGGCGCGCGAGGTCGGCGCACTGACCGTGCTCGACGCCTGCCAGAGCGTCCCGCACCTGCCGGTCGACCTGCACGCGCTCGGCGTCGACTTCGCGGCGTTCTCGGGGCACAAGATGCTCGCCCCCACCGGTGTCGGCGCGCTCTACGGGCGGCGCGAGCTGCTCGAGGCCATGCCGCCGGTCACGACCGGGGGATCGATGGTCGAGGTCGTCACGATGGAGTACACGACCTATGCGCCGCCGCCCCAGCGGTTCGAGGCGGGCACGCAGATGGTCTCGCAGGCGGTGGCGATGGGCGCCGCGGCGAGCTACCTCGACGAGCTCGGCATGCCTGCGGTCGCGGGCCACGAGGCGGAGATCGCGGCCGCGCTGCTCGCCGCCGTCGCGTCGGTCCCCGGGGTGCGCGTCCTCGGACCGACCGATACCGTCGACCGGCTCGCGACCGTGTCGTTCGTCGTGGACGGCGTGCACGCGCACGACGTCGGCCAGGTGCTCGACGCCGCGGGCGTCGCGGTGCGCGTCGGCCACCACTGCGCCCAGCCCCTGCACCGGCGCCTGGGCGTCGCTGCGTCGGCTCGCGCGTCGGCGGGCGTCTACACGACCCTCGACGAGGTCGAGGTCTTCCGGGAAGCACTGGCGGGTGTCCGAGCGTTCTTCGGAGTGAGCGGCGTACCGGTCG
Coding sequences within it:
- a CDS encoding NUDIX hydrolase codes for the protein MSDAPSDQVAARPLTDHTLIHAGKIWDIVSDVVDLGPTQVLREYVDHPGAVAIIAVDDQDRVLLVSQYRHPVRSELWEPPAGLLDVAGEPAVVAAARELAEEADLRADTWHVLVDFYTTPGGSSERIEVFLARGLHEVPEDERHVRLDEEADMVPVWVPLDDAVDAVLAGRLHSPTAVVGVLAAARARERGWDALRPA
- a CDS encoding CTP synthase yields the protein MADRANRLPGRSDNTTRHIFVTGGVASSLGKGLSASSLGRLLRSRGLRVAMQKLDPYLNVDPGTMNPFQHGEVFVTEDGAETDLDVGHYERFLDVNLVGSANVTTGQVYSEVIAKERRGEFLGDTVQVIPHITDEIKSRMRAQAHPAVGEAPDVIITEIGGTVGDIESQPFLEAARQVRRELGRENVFFLHVSLIPYIGPSGELKTKPTQHSVAALRSIGIQPDAIVCRADREVPESVKRKIALMCDVDSEAVVTAVDSPSIYDIPRVLHSEGLDAYVVQRLGLPFRDVDWADWDELLRRVHQPAHRVEVALVGKYIDLPDAYLSVTEALRAGGFHHDAKVVIRWVTSDDCQTPEGARLALEGVDAVLVPGGFGVRGIEGKLGALRWAREQLVPTLGICLGLQCMVIEYARSVLGLTGASSSEFDDHPADPVVATMAEQLAFVDGGGDLGGTMRLGAYDAILTPGSVTAEAYGSTMVSERHRHRYEVNNAYRGKLEAEGMVISGTSPDSSLVEFVELPRETHPYYVGTQAHPEFKSRPNRAHPLFIGLIGAALARRGTEED
- a CDS encoding glycosyltransferase family 4 protein, whose protein sequence is MAERGVHRPRATDGGHRVLMIVGPAAGGIGAHAASLVQGLTDEGWQVVVATAPVTAARFDLGPHVEVSWPGRRPVAVWRALRRLRALAAGADVVHAQGHQAGLVALLVTAGLGRRAPSVVISWHNAILGAGILRRARTLLERVQVRRADLVTGASQDLVDRATSLGARRAELAEVAAPAAGRAALDRAAARALLADELGIDPDGDWLLTVSRIAPQKNLDVLVDAARIAQGRRGGASERGVVWLVVGDGRDDLLASLRASVAADATPVRFVGARSDVPTWMAAADLFVLPSAWEARALVVQEALAAGLPIVASAVGGLPELVANAGVLVPVGDPHELAEAVVGLLADPERRAVLAAAGRRRWAALPDAADVLEEWTARYRSMM
- a CDS encoding COX15/CtaA family protein — its product is MSTTSVTEPPTDRLARRRRWTRRALITNVVAQGVLVVTGGAVRLTGSGLGCSTWPACEPGSFTPALHEATSIHPFIEFGNRTLTGFLAAIALTVAVLVWTDRSRSRSYRLLGLAPVLGVVAQAVIGGVTVLFHLNPAVVGIHMLVSLALVAVSTVLVVRERAGDGPARPVVAPRQLSLARLLTVVAVVLLALGVVVTGSGPHGGDDDVAYRFAVDPVLIARAHAGAVWLFVVVLAVVLIGLYRTAAPGTTRRAALWLLAVTLLQGVIGYVQYFTGLPVVLVGLHMLGAVLLTASLTWFVLSLRTRDLVVPTTATD
- a CDS encoding ABC transporter ATP-binding protein yields the protein MPDSPAVEIRGLVKRYDGRAVVDGLDLVADAGSITAVLGPNGAGKTTTIECCEGLRVPDGGTVRVLGLDPRTDARALSPRVGVMLQDGGLPTGVRALEMLQHVATMYAHPRDVTDLTDRLGLASFARTTVRRLSGGQRQRLALAIALVGRPELVFLDEPSAGMDPQSRHAVWDLVRELRDEGVAIVLTTHLMDEAESLADRVVVVDHGAVIAQGTVSDLVAAHDDRTLHFTAVGGLDLGAIGARLNTAVPAAGLSPAVSVSVTEESPGEYVASGHVDPDVVAALASWCAERDVLATRIWVGRRTLEDVFLDLTGRSLR
- a CDS encoding lipid II flippase MurJ, giving the protein PTWRSGVRLRPTLRFPPGVARRVGGLAVAGVGALLAQQVSILVAARLAKSYGTDGTYTTYLTVIQAVYLLPYAVLAVPLATSTFPRLAGRAAAGDRDGYARMAASTTRAVLVASGVGATALVAAVPGVVDVFAGIADGDRALVASMGPALTLIAPGLLGLGLIFHVSRSLYALERGRAAVAATSLGWLTVVVASVVACWLLVPDGRDGPATLNALAVGTSVGMTVGGAALLVALRRAGGPGVGAGLGRTVAVLLLAGSAGSIAGRWTVDTVLAMVGSGVLGAVGAAAGGACIAVAVVLGATWLADRSTLTGLRSAGGRPGPGRLLETTRHTDG
- a CDS encoding ABC transporter permease, which codes for MSALTAAPPAPAAAAPWRRVVSQGAFETRMILRNGEQLLVTIFLPVLVLVGLARSGVVELATGGAARIDVVAPGVLALAVMSTAFTSQAIATSFDRRNGVLRLLATTPLGRRGLLAGKFLAVAAVEAVQVVVVGGTGLALGWRPVAAGIPLAVIALALGTAAFISLALLVAGTLRAEAVLAGANLLLVLLAVGSGVVVPASQLPGPLEHVARLLPSGALGEALRGALLHGTLPAWSVGVLLAWTAVLAWAAARLFRWH